A stretch of the Acetonema longum DSM 6540 genome encodes the following:
- a CDS encoding sugar phosphate isomerase/epimerase family protein: MKICFNQATTMKKSTLEKDLELCEKYGYDLIEIRLDQLENYLKRHTVDELAAFFHKSKIKPYAFNALEFITFRDAAGYQEIKKNLRFLCETGEKIHCKKIVVVPTFDVGNYTKDRIKEESMRALNDLADFAEQYGVKLAYEFVGYPNCSVNTFGQTYDIIKTLNRDSVGMVLDCFHFHAMGSKIEDLQQADGQKIFIFHIDDAEDLPVGALRDSNRLWPGEGAVDLNAVLGTLKKIGYSEMVSVELFRPEYWDWDIEQTIKVGKEKTESVVGKYFAIG; this comes from the coding sequence ATGAAAATTTGCTTTAACCAGGCAACGACAATGAAAAAATCAACCTTGGAAAAAGATTTGGAACTATGCGAGAAATATGGCTATGACCTGATTGAAATCCGGCTGGATCAATTAGAAAACTATCTCAAAAGGCATACTGTTGATGAACTGGCGGCATTTTTCCACAAAAGCAAGATTAAGCCCTATGCTTTTAATGCCTTGGAATTTATCACCTTCCGTGATGCTGCGGGCTATCAGGAGATTAAAAAAAATCTCAGATTCCTCTGTGAAACCGGGGAAAAGATTCATTGCAAGAAGATCGTAGTCGTTCCCACCTTTGACGTAGGAAATTATACGAAAGACCGGATTAAAGAAGAATCCATGAGAGCCCTCAACGATTTGGCCGATTTTGCGGAACAATATGGCGTAAAACTGGCTTATGAATTTGTGGGCTATCCCAATTGCTCGGTAAATACCTTTGGTCAGACTTATGATATTATTAAAACGTTAAACCGGGACAGTGTCGGCATGGTTCTGGATTGTTTCCATTTTCATGCGATGGGTTCCAAAATCGAAGATCTGCAACAAGCTGATGGCCAAAAAATCTTCATTTTCCATATTGATGATGCCGAAGATTTACCTGTCGGCGCCTTGCGTGACAGCAACAGGCTGTGGCCGGGCGAGGGAGCAGTTGATTTAAATGCCGTTCTGGGTACACTCAAAAAAATTGGCTACAGTGAAATGGTTTCGGTTGAATTGTTCCGGCCGGAGTATTGGGATTGGGATATTGAGCAAACGATTAAAGTGGGAAAAGAGAAAACGGAATCAGTTGTCGGCAAGTATTTTGCTATCGGATAA
- a CDS encoding DUF1638 domain-containing protein, with amino-acid sequence MLRVKLIGCPSTQKEVESLGLTGGMDCEYLDFSYHAAPDQLQKELQKKIDNSQDYSAIVLTYGRCSKATAGLVSPKAPIVLPRVHDCFELLLGCGEKRRMLADRNPAAYYFSAGWLDYGRSPYAEYREYVERYGEEEARYLIEALYGKYCEAIFVKTCLQEDTEKYRVKLKEIAAFFCWAVGEVEGDLSLLRALVTGTRLRDDVIHIPPGKPVCWESLDERQCTGEGGGSNE; translated from the coding sequence TTGCTGAGAGTCAAATTGATCGGCTGCCCTTCCACGCAAAAAGAAGTAGAGTCTCTGGGGTTAACCGGCGGGATGGATTGTGAGTATCTGGATTTTTCCTATCATGCCGCCCCGGATCAATTACAGAAAGAGCTGCAGAAAAAGATCGACAACAGCCAGGACTACAGCGCGATTGTTCTGACCTATGGCCGGTGTTCCAAAGCAACCGCCGGCCTGGTGTCGCCTAAGGCGCCGATCGTCTTGCCGCGGGTCCATGACTGCTTCGAACTGCTTTTAGGATGCGGCGAGAAGCGGCGAATGCTGGCTGACAGAAATCCGGCGGCCTATTATTTTAGCGCGGGATGGCTGGATTATGGCCGGAGCCCTTATGCGGAGTACCGGGAATATGTAGAAAGGTATGGAGAAGAGGAAGCCCGCTATCTAATAGAAGCGCTTTATGGAAAATACTGCGAAGCTATCTTTGTCAAAACCTGTCTGCAGGAAGACACGGAAAAATACCGCGTAAAGCTTAAGGAAATCGCAGCATTCTTTTGCTGGGCAGTCGGCGAAGTGGAAGGCGACCTGTCATTATTGCGTGCGCTTGTTACCGGTACGCGCTTGCGGGATGACGTGATTCATATTCCTCCGGGGAAACCTGTATGCTGGGAGAGCTTAGATGAAAGACAGTGCACAGGGGAAGGAGGGGGAAGCAATGAATAG